In Halorientalis sp. LT38, a genomic segment contains:
- a CDS encoding DUF7269 family protein: protein MNRRRVGLGLGGSLLALGLAFVLFDGLGDAGSTGWLAEPGNDYLLAAGVGSLLVLVGLGFVVARSVGGFDGASPPRREEVPDGTPAGAEIDRAIDGDLSVRDHLAGDERVDVRERLRAATVDTVARTERIRRPEARERVAAGEWTQDRVAANFLAETDRAPLLARAVDALPGGSRFQRRADRTVEALLALGEGKR from the coding sequence GTGAACCGGCGACGCGTCGGCCTGGGACTCGGCGGGAGCCTGCTCGCGCTCGGGCTCGCGTTCGTCCTGTTCGACGGCCTCGGGGACGCGGGGTCGACGGGCTGGCTCGCCGAACCCGGGAACGACTACCTGCTCGCGGCCGGCGTGGGAAGCCTGCTCGTGCTGGTCGGACTGGGCTTCGTCGTCGCGCGCTCGGTCGGCGGCTTCGACGGTGCGTCCCCGCCGCGGCGCGAGGAAGTCCCGGACGGGACGCCAGCGGGTGCCGAGATCGACCGCGCGATCGACGGTGACCTCTCCGTCCGCGACCACCTGGCTGGCGACGAGCGCGTCGACGTCCGCGAGCGCCTCCGCGCGGCGACCGTCGACACCGTCGCCAGGACAGAGCGAATCCGGCGCCCCGAGGCCCGCGAGCGCGTCGCGGCCGGCGAGTGGACCCAGGACCGCGTCGCGGCGAACTTCCTGGCCGAGACGGACCGCGCCCCGCTGCTCGCACGCGCGGTGGACGCACTGCCCGGTGGCTCCCGTTTCCAGCGCCGGGCGGATCGGACGGTCGAGGCGCTGCTCGCGCTCGGGGAGGGGAAACGGTGA
- a CDS encoding DUF4129 domain-containing protein has translation MNRTQFTSLLIALVCFGAVGVSASTLSSSVAADPSEALDPDYELIPVAGDGLERLDSAVAQNGDQRAAGGGDGDDGSGGDDSGDDDERADPGAEGEQEADESDPDGSEESEQSNDGAGSDGGGGGGEQEAEAQSGGPSMSGGLGLFDQRFTIADLLTLLGLALLLLATAWVVYRYRDRIRALLAQPDEEAVEDGPTVLTDGPPPDDNEVFESWEALVSSLDVAEPHTLTTRECADAASDEGFDREEIERLRLVFEDVRYGGRPVTDGRRRRARTARERLDIGRNGESP, from the coding sequence ATGAACCGGACACAATTCACGTCACTGCTGATCGCGCTCGTCTGCTTCGGCGCGGTCGGCGTCTCGGCGTCGACGCTGTCGTCCTCCGTCGCGGCCGACCCCTCCGAGGCGCTCGACCCCGACTACGAACTGATCCCCGTCGCCGGTGACGGCCTCGAACGCCTCGACTCAGCGGTCGCCCAGAACGGCGACCAGCGGGCGGCCGGCGGCGGGGACGGGGACGACGGCTCCGGCGGCGACGACAGCGGGGACGACGACGAGAGAGCCGACCCGGGTGCCGAGGGCGAACAGGAGGCAGACGAGAGCGATCCCGACGGCTCGGAGGAGAGCGAGCAATCGAACGACGGCGCCGGCAGCGACGGCGGCGGTGGCGGCGGCGAACAGGAGGCGGAGGCCCAGAGCGGCGGGCCGTCGATGTCCGGCGGGCTCGGCCTCTTCGACCAGCGGTTCACGATCGCCGACCTGCTGACGCTGCTTGGACTGGCGCTCCTCCTCCTGGCGACCGCGTGGGTCGTCTACCGGTATCGCGACCGGATCCGGGCGTTGCTCGCGCAGCCCGACGAGGAGGCCGTCGAGGACGGGCCGACGGTGCTCACGGACGGCCCGCCGCCGGACGACAACGAGGTGTTCGAGTCCTGGGAGGCGCTCGTCTCGTCGCTGGACGTCGCGGAGCCCCACACCCTGACGACGCGCGAGTGCGCCGACGCGGCCTCCGACGAGGGGTTCGACCGCGAGGAGATCGAGCGCCTCCGGCTCGTCTTCGAGGACGTCCGCTACGGCGGCCGGCCGGTGACGGACGGGCGCCGCCGGCGCGCCAGGACCGCCCGCGAGCGACTCGACATCGGACGGAACGGTGAGTCGCCGTGA
- a CDS encoding AAA domain-containing protein, whose amino-acid sequence MQLRGPVVEVGAERTVETSRGTSDLAEVRMRPDEGRADPVTVTLWGKWTETADVLEPGMELLVTNVQEDEYRGEIQYATARESMVVVDPGFLVDVTDVRSWVQCPRMYYLNKLAGVELAYPVIKGTIVHEVFGDLLRGRDLDEAIEEHVAASGLELGLLGEDADAVADEVRDHASAIEGWLQQGTLTDTDQWRSEQTLVSETYGLKGRADAVRRGGPVELKTGKNTKRDPRFQDKIQAACYALLLGEQAVANGTAADGGSADRDDGDGAAETPDDHAGAAPDTGTLLYTKNAAVERTEETGDLSPAKEFTLGPGLLKFVVRTRNEIAAMEHDVGVPTGFEANAKCEYCFEQDTCMAVSGRLDQESKAGQVGSPIPEAEREYFDRFYRAIEAERRAVHREYTKLWRQTAEERAADDRALIDLEPLGQTEREGGRWELRAKGTGAVSKIREGDVVLASDGHPIRGRAEMARVEELGEEVVVTTDEPVELRRLDVYPSEIGVDRMLTALHDAVLKQSPEKKAVLFGRREPRFGEDDATYIDNNAAQNEAVSLAMRAEDVALIHGPPGTGKTYTLARTVRALVQRGDRVLLTAFTNRAVDNAIEALEEQGFTDVVRVGTETGVRPDMEKYRLADSGDPEELAGELRDASVVAATTASCGSTVMREQSFDTALVDEAGQLTEPATLAAVRLAETSVLVGDHQQLPPVVQAADDDPDGPAAPLETSLFERLIEEYPEAGVMLDRQYRMSQRIQAFASQEFYDGQLRPATGAVAGQRIDDLEGVTTDALPDHLRDSVAFVDPDGRAVGNTNPVEAEAVVDTVQAYLDAGVPADEIGVIAPYRAQVAEINKRAPAGVTVDTVDRFQGSSKEVIVVSFVASDTLDGPIFEDYRRINVALTRAKKALVLVGDADALATDPVYGRMVEWAR is encoded by the coding sequence GTGCAACTCCGCGGGCCAGTCGTCGAGGTCGGTGCCGAGCGGACGGTCGAGACCAGTCGCGGCACCAGCGACCTGGCGGAGGTACGGATGCGACCGGACGAGGGCCGCGCCGACCCCGTCACGGTCACCCTCTGGGGGAAGTGGACCGAGACCGCCGACGTCCTCGAACCCGGGATGGAACTGCTCGTGACGAACGTCCAGGAGGACGAGTACCGCGGGGAGATTCAGTACGCCACCGCTCGGGAGTCAATGGTCGTCGTCGACCCCGGGTTCCTCGTGGACGTGACCGACGTGCGCTCGTGGGTGCAGTGTCCCCGGATGTACTACCTCAACAAACTCGCCGGGGTCGAACTGGCCTACCCGGTGATCAAGGGGACCATCGTCCACGAGGTGTTCGGCGACCTCCTCCGCGGTCGCGACCTCGACGAGGCCATCGAGGAACACGTCGCCGCCTCCGGCCTCGAACTCGGCCTGCTCGGTGAAGACGCCGACGCCGTCGCCGACGAGGTCCGGGACCACGCCAGCGCCATCGAGGGCTGGCTCCAGCAGGGAACGCTGACAGATACCGATCAGTGGCGCAGCGAACAGACGCTCGTGAGCGAGACGTACGGACTGAAGGGCCGTGCGGACGCGGTCCGACGGGGCGGCCCGGTGGAACTCAAGACCGGGAAGAACACGAAACGCGACCCCCGGTTCCAGGACAAGATCCAGGCGGCCTGCTACGCCCTCCTCCTTGGAGAACAGGCCGTCGCAAACGGGACCGCGGCGGACGGTGGCTCGGCGGATCGCGACGACGGTGACGGTGCCGCCGAAACGCCAGACGACCACGCCGGCGCCGCCCCCGACACGGGGACCCTCCTCTACACCAAGAACGCCGCCGTCGAGCGGACCGAGGAGACGGGCGACCTCTCCCCCGCCAAGGAGTTCACGCTGGGCCCGGGCCTCCTGAAGTTCGTCGTCCGCACGCGCAACGAGATCGCGGCGATGGAACACGACGTGGGCGTGCCGACCGGGTTCGAGGCCAACGCCAAGTGCGAGTACTGCTTCGAGCAAGACACCTGCATGGCCGTCTCCGGTCGGCTCGACCAGGAGTCCAAAGCCGGCCAGGTCGGGAGTCCGATTCCGGAGGCGGAACGCGAGTACTTCGACCGGTTCTACCGCGCGATCGAGGCCGAACGGCGGGCGGTCCACCGCGAGTACACCAAGCTCTGGCGCCAGACCGCCGAGGAACGGGCCGCCGACGACCGGGCGCTGATCGACCTCGAACCGCTGGGCCAGACCGAACGCGAGGGCGGCCGCTGGGAACTCCGGGCGAAGGGGACCGGCGCGGTCTCGAAGATCCGCGAGGGTGACGTGGTGCTGGCCAGCGACGGCCACCCGATCAGGGGCCGCGCGGAGATGGCGCGAGTCGAGGAACTCGGCGAGGAGGTGGTCGTCACGACCGACGAACCCGTCGAACTCCGGCGGCTGGACGTCTACCCCTCCGAGATCGGCGTCGACCGGATGCTAACCGCACTCCACGACGCCGTGCTCAAGCAGTCTCCCGAGAAGAAGGCGGTCCTGTTCGGCCGCCGCGAGCCCCGCTTCGGCGAGGACGACGCGACGTACATCGACAACAACGCGGCCCAGAACGAGGCGGTTTCACTCGCGATGCGGGCCGAGGACGTGGCGCTGATCCACGGCCCGCCCGGGACCGGGAAGACCTACACGCTCGCGCGGACGGTCCGCGCCCTCGTCCAGCGCGGCGACCGCGTGCTGCTGACGGCCTTCACGAATCGGGCCGTCGACAACGCCATCGAGGCCCTGGAGGAGCAAGGGTTCACGGACGTGGTCCGGGTCGGCACCGAAACGGGGGTCCGGCCGGACATGGAGAAATATCGGCTGGCCGACAGCGGCGACCCCGAGGAGCTGGCCGGCGAGTTGCGGGACGCCTCGGTGGTCGCGGCGACCACGGCCTCCTGTGGTTCCACGGTGATGCGCGAGCAGTCCTTCGACACGGCGCTGGTCGACGAGGCCGGGCAGTTGACCGAACCCGCGACGCTGGCGGCGGTCCGGCTCGCCGAGACGTCCGTGCTCGTGGGCGACCACCAGCAACTCCCGCCGGTCGTGCAGGCAGCCGATGATGACCCCGATGGCCCCGCTGCGCCGCTCGAGACCTCGCTATTCGAGCGATTGATCGAGGAGTACCCGGAGGCGGGCGTCATGCTGGATCGCCAGTACCGGATGTCCCAGCGCATCCAGGCCTTCGCCTCGCAGGAGTTCTACGACGGGCAGTTGCGCCCCGCGACCGGTGCGGTCGCCGGCCAGCGCATCGACGACCTGGAGGGGGTGACGACCGACGCGCTCCCCGACCACCTCCGGGACTCCGTGGCGTTCGTCGACCCCGACGGGCGAGCGGTGGGAAACACCAACCCCGTCGAGGCCGAGGCGGTCGTCGACACCGTGCAGGCCTACCTCGACGCCGGCGTTCCGGCCGACGAGATCGGAGTAATCGCACCCTACCGCGCCCAGGTCGCGGAGATCAACAAGCGCGCGCCGGCCGGGGTGACCGTCGACACCGTGGACCGCTTCCAGGGCTCCTCGAAGGAGGTGATCGTCGTCTCCTTCGTCGCCTCCGACACGCTGGACGGCCCGATATTCGAGGACTACCGCCGGATCAACGTCGCCCTGACGCGGGCGAAGAAGGCTCTCGTGTTGGTGGGCGACGCCGACGCCCTCGCGACCGACCCGGTCTACGGCCGGATGGTCGAGTGGGCGCGGTAG
- a CDS encoding lactate racemase domain-containing protein translates to MPFTLPLGESEISVSLPDCDVTVAEPPGGEPVDPREAAEAAVADSQGPELARLADPDDIVTIVVTDVTRATPDDVLVDVLLGELERAGVAREQVTVLIGLGLHRPMTDAEIEAGLGDHADLTINHDPEETVAVGTVDDCPVEVHERVADADLVVSTGMVEPHQYAGFSGGAKTVAIGAGSESLIRYTHGPEMLARDGVRLGRVENNPFREAVDRAGDEIGLDFCLNVTHGPSGILDASAGQPRAVVTDLAAAGREALSVPVSEEYDAVVAGVGAPKDANLYQATRAATYVALGARDPLRSGGRIVLPATLPEGAGEGTGERRFYDRLREAESADRLYQEMREGYEPGAQRAFVVARTLLDHDVYVTNSDHPAVVEDCLMHARESVADAVDPGSSVLVVPDALDTLLVDGATR, encoded by the coding sequence ATGCCGTTCACGCTCCCGCTCGGCGAGTCGGAGATCTCGGTCTCGCTCCCCGACTGCGACGTGACCGTCGCGGAACCGCCGGGAGGCGAACCGGTCGACCCCCGGGAAGCCGCCGAAGCAGCCGTCGCAGATTCCCAGGGCCCCGAACTCGCCCGGCTCGCGGATCCCGACGACATCGTCACCATCGTCGTGACGGACGTGACCCGCGCGACGCCAGACGACGTGCTCGTCGACGTCCTGCTGGGGGAACTGGAACGCGCGGGCGTCGCCCGCGAGCAGGTCACCGTCCTCATCGGTCTCGGCCTCCACAGACCGATGACCGACGCGGAGATCGAGGCCGGCCTGGGCGACCACGCCGACCTGACGATCAACCACGATCCCGAGGAGACGGTCGCGGTCGGGACCGTCGACGACTGTCCGGTCGAAGTCCACGAGCGAGTCGCCGACGCCGACCTGGTGGTCTCGACCGGAATGGTCGAACCCCACCAGTACGCCGGTTTCTCCGGCGGGGCCAAGACCGTCGCTATCGGCGCGGGCAGCGAGTCGCTGATCCGGTACACCCACGGCCCCGAGATGCTGGCCCGCGACGGCGTCCGGCTGGGCCGCGTCGAGAACAACCCGTTCCGCGAGGCCGTCGACCGCGCTGGCGACGAGATCGGGCTGGACTTCTGTCTAAACGTGACGCACGGGCCATCGGGAATCCTCGACGCCAGCGCCGGCCAGCCACGAGCGGTCGTGACCGACCTCGCTGCCGCGGGCCGGGAAGCCCTCTCCGTCCCGGTGAGCGAGGAGTACGACGCGGTGGTCGCGGGGGTCGGCGCGCCGAAGGATGCCAATCTCTACCAGGCCACCCGTGCGGCGACGTACGTCGCCCTCGGCGCGCGCGATCCGCTCCGTTCCGGGGGCCGGATCGTGCTTCCGGCAACCCTCCCGGAGGGGGCGGGCGAGGGAACTGGCGAGCGGCGCTTCTACGACCGATTGCGCGAAGCCGAGAGCGCGGACCGCCTCTACCAGGAGATGCGAGAAGGGTACGAACCCGGCGCACAGCGGGCGTTCGTCGTGGCCCGAACGCTTCTGGACCACGACGTATACGTGACGAACAGCGACCATCCAGCTGTCGTCGAGGACTGCCTCATGCACGCCCGCGAATCCGTGGCCGACGCCGTCGACCCCGGGAGTTCGGTGCTCGTCGTCCCGGACGCGCTCGACACCCTCCTGGTCGACGGTGCGACTCGATAG
- the sugE gene encoding quaternary ammonium compound efflux SMR transporter SugE, producing the protein MSWYILILAGLFEIGWAIGLEYSDGFSKPVPTIATGIALLVSMILLARAVRDLPIGTAYAVWTGIGAVGTATLGVVLFDEPATIARVAFISVIVVGIVGLHAVSGGH; encoded by the coding sequence ATGTCCTGGTACATCCTCATTCTCGCGGGACTCTTCGAGATCGGCTGGGCGATCGGCCTCGAATACTCGGACGGGTTCTCGAAACCGGTGCCGACGATCGCCACCGGGATCGCCCTCCTCGTGAGCATGATCCTGCTCGCGCGGGCGGTCCGTGACCTCCCCATCGGGACGGCCTACGCCGTCTGGACCGGTATCGGCGCCGTCGGGACGGCGACCCTCGGCGTGGTGCTCTTCGACGAACCTGCCACCATCGCCCGCGTCGCGTTTATCAGCGTGATCGTCGTCGGAATCGTCGGCCTCCACGCAGTATCCGGCGGGCACTAG